A region of the Longimicrobiaceae bacterium genome:
CCGGGAGATGTCGTCCGCGCTCAGCCGCACGCAGTGGATGAGCAGCGGCCGCGTCTTCAGCACGCCCAGCCGGTCCAGCATCTCGATGGTGGACGTGCCGCGCACGGGCGTGTCGATGCCGCGCGCCCGCAGCCCCGGCGCGAAGTCTCCCTCGCCGCGCGTCACCAGATCGGTCTCCACTGCGGATTCGGCGGCGTGGATGGCGACGGGCAGCCCCTCGGCGAGCGCGTACCCGGCGGAGGCGCGGAAGAGGCCGTCGGACACGGTGTACGGCGCGTGCGGCGAGATGCCGATGCGCACGAGGTCCGTCTCGGCCGATCGGAGCACGTCCACGGCGGAGCGGAGGTCTGCCATGGAACCGTCCACCTGCGCCGGATCGGGACCGAAGACCTCGCGGTAGACGAGGCCGCGCACGCCGGCTTCGGCCATCGCCCCAACGGCGGCGGCGGACATCTCGGTGCAGGCAAGCGTGGTGATGCCGGCTCGTAGCGCCTCGACCATCGTCCAGCGGGCGGCCACGTCGTAGTCCGCGTCCACCAGCGCGGCCCGCTTGGCGCCGACGAGGCGGAGGATCCAGTCGCGGAACGCCAGGTCATCCAGCCCGCCGCGGAAGAGCGCCAGCTCGGGGTGCGCGTGCACGTTCACCAGGCCGGGCATCAGCGCGGCCTCGCCCAGGTCCACGACCTCCGCGCCCTCGACCACGCCGATGGCAGCGGTCGGGCCCACGGCGGCGATGGTGCCGTCTGCCGCGACCAGCACCGCGCCGTCGCGGATGGGTGCGGAAGCGACCGGCAGCACCCAGGCCGCGCGATACAACGTCAAACGAAGCTCTGTCATCCCGTCGTCTTCTCCCCCGTGAAGCTTCGCGTTCCACATCGAATGCGCCGGCCTGCATCTCGGCAGATGTCGATCCGCCCGGCCGATCCGCCGCCTCCGGACGCATCCGCCGGGCCCACAAACGAGCAAAGCCCGCGTCAGCGGGCTACCACGGTGCGCCGATCCCCTCGCGGCGTACATCTTCCGACGCAGACCTGTCCATCATCCCTCATCGGCCGTCGAATCTCGGTCATCGAGCTCGGCCGACCCACATCTCCCGAACGACATCGCGCCGACGCCCATCCGCCGATCCACATCGCCCAATCATCCGTCGATTCACATCTCACGTCCTACCGCCGTCCGGCATGCGTGGCGACGGGAGATGAGCGGCGGCGCGTCAGTTCGGGTAGGAGAAGACCGAGGCGCTGAGCGCCGGGCGCGCGCTGCGGGTGATCTGCGAGTCGTCGCCCACGGCGCCGCGGCCCACCGCCTGGCCGATGCCGATGGTGATCTGGAGGTTGCGCGCCTTGAAGCCGCCGGTGACGGGCGCCGCCACGTCCAGCCGGTACGTGCGCCGCGAGCCCGGCGGGAACGCCATCCGCAGCCCGAACCCGCCGCTGGCCTCGAGCTTGGAGTTGGTCGCGAAGCGGTCGCCGCCCGCCCAGCTTCGCCCCGCGTCCACGAACACCGCCGTGCCCAGGTCGAAGAGCCGCGGGAAGGGCCAGCCCAGGTAGGTGCGCTCCTCGAGCGTGGCGACGGCGCGGCGCCCGCCGGTGGCGACCTGGCGCGTGTAGCCGCGCAGGCCCGCGCGCGAGCCCAGCGTGACCTGGAACGGCACGTCCACGTGCCACCCGCCGATGCCGCTGACCGCCGCAACCAGCGTGTGCCGCGACTCCGGCGAGGGCCGCCAGTACGCCCACACGTCGGCCTGCCCGAACACGTTGCGCCACTCCGACGTGTCGCCCGCGACGGCGAAGTCGCGGTTGCCCTGCACGGTCATGCGCCCGCCCATCAGCACGCCGCCGGGCAGGTCGCCGCTGGCGAAGATGCCCAGGTCCATCGCCACGTCGTCGTCGGTGGAGATGGCGGTGAGGCTGCGGCCGATGCCCAGCTCCACCTCGGCTCCCAGGCGCACGTCCTCGGTGCCGCGCACGGCGTCCAGCGCGCGCCGCCGGTCGAAGTGCACGTTGCGCTGCCCGGCCAGGAATACGACGCGGACGTTGGAGACCGAGTCCAGCCCCGCCAGCCCGGAGTCCGCCGCGGGCAGCGGCGGGCGGCTGGGGTCGGTGGATACGAGGGCGCCGCCGCGCGGGTACGCGACCCAGTCGCCCGTGAACCCCAGCCCGAACAGCGTCAGGTTCCCGCGCTGGCCGATGCGCACCACGCCGCTGAGGTCGAACGAGCGCCGCCGCTGCGGGAAGAGGTACTGCTCCAGCCGGCCGTCGCGCGCGCGGTAGAACTCGAAGTAGTCCTCCTCGTGCGTGACCTGCTCGCGCACGGCGAAGCGGCCGGCCTCGCCGCGGAACGGGTACGCCAGCCGCTCCTCGGCGCTGAAGCCCACGGGCGTGCGCGCCACGCCCATGTCCAGGCGCAGGTGGCTCTTGAAGAGCTGCGGCGTGCCGTAGCTCGCGCCGTACACGCGCTCGTGGTGCGCCTCGCGGAAGAAGGCGGAGACGTGCTGGCCGGTGCCCAGCAGGTTGTCCTCGCGCAGCTCCGCGCCGCGCAGCCCCACCGCCGCGCCGGACTCCAGCTGCGGCTCCAGGCGGGTGGACCACTCGTCGCGCGTCTCCACGACCACGTGGTAGGTGCCGTCGGCCTGCTTGACCGCGAACACGTCCGCGTCGGCGATGAAGGCGGCGGAGCGGAGGACGCGCTCGGAGTCCTCCAGCAGCGCGGGGTCGTAGCAGTCGCCCTCGCGGAACAGCAGCTCGCGGCGGATCACGTCCTCGCGCGTGCGCACGTGCATGCGGTTCGCGAGCCGGTACGCCCAGTTGAAGCGCGGCTCCAGGTCCTGGCTGCCCACCTGGAACACCGAGTTGTTGTCTACGAAGATCTCGGAGATGCGCCCCGTCTCGCACACCACCTCGCCCGCCGCCGACGCCCATGCCGGGCGCGGCGCCGCGCCCGCGAGCAGGGCGGCGAACAGTGCGGGAAGCGTGCGGCGCGGCGAGAGGTGCAAGGGACCCGCTGAGGGGTGGGACGGCGGCTGGAACGCACGGCGGCCGGGCGGCTGTGCCCGGCTGCGGCGCGGCGATGCCGCGGATGTTTGTTGGTCGCAGAAAGAGCAATCTTCGCGCCCGGTGCCCCAAAGTCAAACGGCGCGGTTCCCGCCGCCAGGAAGCACGCCGTGGTTCCGGCCGACCGCCACCTGCAATGCCTTGCGTGTGTCTTCGCCGTGTGTGGCGGCGTGTCGGATTCGCACGTCGCGCGGGATGCCGGGATGGTATCGTGGGCGGTGGGGGTGCCCCCTCCCCCAGCCCCTCCCCCGCAAGCGGGAGAGGGGAGCTTATTCCACAGTGGGAGCAGGGGTTACGGGGTGCCAGGGCTCCGAGGGAGGCGGTGACGCCGAGGTGCGTCCCGATCCAATTCACCACGAGGCCGAGGTGGCGGTCGCAGCAGAGGCACATCGACAAACCAAGGCTCTGAAAGTTCGGTTCCCCATCTCCCATCCGAATAGCGCAAACCTCACCCCGCAAGCAGTTCTCCCCTCTCCCGCTTGCGGGGGAGGGGCCGGGGGAGGGGGCACCTCTCCGCAGCGACACCGCCTGGGCATCGCAGATCATCTCGGATTTCTTCGGGAGACGCGCCCCGGATCGAGTCTAGACCTCTCCCAGCCCGTACTCGGCGATCTTGCGGCGGAGGGTGTTGCGGTGGATGCCCAGGCGCTCGGCGGCGACCGTGAGATTGTTGCCCGTCTCGCTGAGCGCGCGCCGGATCATGCGGCGCTCCATCTCCTCCAGCGTGCAGAGGGGCACCTCGTCCGTCGCGGCGGGGCGGGCGGCGTTCTGCGGGCTGGCGACGTCGGCGGGAAGGTGCTGCGGGAGGAGGACGCTGCCCTCGGCCATCACCACCGCGCGCTCCATGGCGTTGCGCAGCTGGCGCACGTTGCCCGGCCAGTGGTGCGCGCGGAGCACGGTGAACACCTCCTCGGCCATCGCGCGGATGGGCCGGCCGTGCTCGCGGGCGTAGCGTGCGACCAGGTGCGACGCCAGGAGGTCCAGGTCCGCGCCGCGGTCGCGCAGCGGCGGCAGGTTCAGCGTGACGACGGCGAGACGGTAGAAGAGGTCCTCGCGGAAGCGGCCCTCGCGCACGGCCTCGGACAGGTCGCGGTTGGTGGCGGCCACGATCCGCACGTCGATGGGCACCGGCGAGGCGCCGCCCACGCGCTCGATCTCGCGCTCCTGGAGCGCGCGCAGGATCTTGCTCTGCAGCGCCAGCGACATGTCGCCGATCTCGTCCAGGAAGAGCGTCCCGCCGCTGGCGCGTTCGAAGCGGCCCACACGGCGGCCGATGGCGCCGGTGAAGGCCCCTTTCTCGTGCCCGAACAGCTCGCTCTCCAGCAGGTTCTCCGGGATGGCGGCGCAGTTGATGGCCACGAACGCGCCCCGCGCCCGCTTGCTGCGCGAGTGGAGCACCCGCGCCACCATCTCCTTGCCCGTGCCGCTCTCGCCGAGCACCAGCACCGTGGCGTCGCTGCTGGCGGCCTTGGCGATGGCCTTGAACACGCCCATCATGCCGGGGCTGGAGCCCACGATCACGCCCTCGTCCGGCACCTCGGCGGGGAGGGGGCGCATGCGCCGCACCTCCTCGATGCCGGTCACGATCTCGCGAACGCGCCCGCGCGGAAGCGGCTTGGCCAGCACGTCGTGCGCGCCGTGCCGGATCGCCTCCATCGCCAGGTCCATCGAGGGATGGCTGGTGAGCAGCACGACCGGGACGGCCGCGGAATCCTCGCGCAGCCGTCCCAGCAGCTCCATGCCCGCGCCCGAGAAGTCCGAGTCGAGCAGGATCAGGTCCCAGACGCCCGAGCCGAGGAGCCGCAGCCCGTCGGTGAGCCCCTGGGCGGCATGAAGCTCCGCGTCGTCCAGCTCCGGTTCGAGCGTTCGACCGACGCTTCGATCCGCGTCGAGTAGGAGAACCTTCAAGGGCAATGAGATGGGGGCGTGATGAGGGAAAGTCACGCGAATATACCACGCGCCCCACGGCCACGCAATCACGGAGCGCACCAGCGATGGTCCCGTTCCATGCGGTGCGGCGGCGCGCGCCCGTGCCCCAAAACGCGCGGGGCCGCGGCAAACCGCCGCGGCCCCGCGGCGGGGCTCCGGTGGGAGCCCCGCGCCCTGCATCCACCGTTACAGCGTGGACTTGTAGAGCAGCCGGTTGGGCGTGCCCGCGGGGTTGCCCGTGATCACGTTCGCGGTGGAGTTGTTGATGATCCAGCTCACGATCGTCGACGACGCGGCGTCGCCGAACGTGCTCTTGTACAGCGCGCCCACGGCCGCCGCGTGCGGCGAGGCCATCGAGGTGCCGCTGATGGTGTTGGTGCCGCCGTTGATCCAGGTCGAGGTGATGCTGGAGCCCGGCGCGTACACGTCCACGCAGCCGCCGTAGTTGCTGTACGTGGCGCGCGCGTCGGTGCTGGTGGAGGCCGCCACCGTGAGGGTGCCCGAGGCGCTGCCGGGCGAGGTGTTGCAGGCGTTCTGGTTCTCGTTGCCCGCGGCCACGGCCGTGAACACGCCCGAGTTGATCATGTTCGTGACCGCCGTGTTCAGCGACGACGACAGGCCGCCGCCCACCGACATGTTCGCCACCGCCGGGTGCACCGCGTTCACGCGAACCCAGTCCACGCCCGCCATGATGCCCGACACGGTGCCGCTGCCGTTGCAGTCCAGCACGCGCACGGCGCGCAGGGTCACGCCCTTGGCCACGCCGTAGGTGGACGAGCCGATGGTGCCCGCCACGTGGGTGCCGTGGCCGTTGCAGTCCGCGCCGCTGCCGCCCGCGTAGTCGTACACGGCCGATGCGCGGCCGCCGAACTGCGGGTGGCTGGCCTGGATGCCGGTGTCGATGATGTACACCTTCACGCCCGCGCCGTTGGACGTGTAGTTGTAGGTGCCGCTCAGCGGCCGGTTGCGCTGGTCGATGCGGTCGATGCCCCACGTGGCGCCCGACTGCGTGGTGGCCACGTGCATCACCTGGTCCTGCTCCACGTACTGCACGTTCGGGTCGTGGCGCAGCGCGGTGAGCTGGCCCGCGGTGAGCTGCACGGCGAAGCCGTTCATGGCGGCGGAGTACACGCGCGCCGGCTTGACGCGCGCGACGGCTGCGACCGAGCGCGCGTCGGCGCCCGGCTTGAGCGAGACGATGTACGAACCGGCGACCTCGCGGCCGGGGGCGGCGGCGAGGAGCGGGGCCGCGGCGCCGCCCTGGCGGGGGGCGACGGGCGAGGTCTGCTCGTCCGAGCAGGCCGCGGCGGCGATTGCGGCGGCGATGACCAGCAGGTGGCGGGCGTGGCGCATGGCGTCTCCTGTAACGAGGATGATGAGCTCGCGGCGCCGGAGAGGCCCGGCGCCGCCCATCCCTCTCCGCAGCGCGGCGGAGGGACGAACCCGAGCCTGTCTCTCCGCCGTCGTGAACGGCATTCATCCGGCCGCGGAATGGAGCCGCGCCTGGATCTCGCCGGGAAGAGGAGGGTCTCGAGTGCCCGGCTGAAAGGCACTTCACGGGCCATGGCGGCCGTTAGGTCAAACGGTTGTGCGTAATATGGATAGCGATGCGGTCTGTCGTATGACATGTTACCATTCTAGTGCACACCATCTGTTCCTGCACCGATCTGGTGCATCCCACTGACCGCAAACGAACCTCGTCAGACCGTTTCGGATGAGGCGGAAGGAAACAGTTGTATACGGATCGGCGGAAGATTGCGTCCGTTCGCATCGTCCCCCTCGATCCTCTGCCTTCGCCGTCCGTCGTATTGCATCCTTCGCCATCGGCCGATCATCTCCGTTCCGCTCTCCGAGATCAACATCCACACCCCGATCACCCGATCACCCGATCACCCGATGCGGTGCCCGATTCGGCGGGCAAGCGAAGGAGCCGCGCCCCCGGGGGGGACGCGGCTCCGTCTCGTTCAACCCTCGGCCGTCAGGCGGCCGGGGCGGGGACTACGGGTGCTGCAGCCACACGCTGTACGCGCCGCTGCCGCTGTAGGCGTCGATCTCCCACATGTAGTAGCCCGACGTGCCGGCGTACGAGATGCTCTCGGTGCTGGTGCTGCCGGCCGAGCTGGCCACGGTGACCCACGAGCTGCCGTTCCACTTCAGCAGGTACAGGTCGAAGTCGGTGCCCGTCGGGCCCTGGAGCCAGCCCTTGTGCGTGCCGCTCACGTTGCTCAGGTAGTACGTGCCGTTGGGCTGGTACGCCACGCCGGCCGCCGCCAGGCTGCCCGTGTACTTGGTGCAGGCCGTGCACGGGTCCGTGC
Encoded here:
- a CDS encoding amidohydrolase family protein, which gives rise to MTELRLTLYRAAWVLPVASAPIRDGAVLVAADGTIAAVGPTAAIGVVEGAEVVDLGEAALMPGLVNVHAHPELALFRGGLDDLAFRDWILRLVGAKRAALVDADYDVAARWTMVEALRAGITTLACTEMSAAAVGAMAEAGVRGLVYREVFGPDPAQVDGSMADLRSAVDVLRSAETDLVRIGISPHAPYTVSDGLFRASAGYALAEGLPVAIHAAESAVETDLVTRGEGDFAPGLRARGIDTPVRGTSTIEMLDRLGVLKTRPLLIHCVRLSADDISRLADSGSSVAHCPVANARLGHGTAPYVELREAGIEVGLGTDSVGSNNRLDLLEEARIASILHRARLGSHDYMPASDLLRLATLDGARVLGLDARIGTLEPGKDADLCAVSLAAPHVRPVHDPVSAVFHAARGSDVVLATVRGRVLQRGGEVLTLDAAALAPQVDEAAVRLARALP
- a CDS encoding BamA/TamA family outer membrane protein, giving the protein MHLSPRRTLPALFAALLAGAAPRPAWASAAGEVVCETGRISEIFVDNNSVFQVGSQDLEPRFNWAYRLANRMHVRTREDVIRRELLFREGDCYDPALLEDSERVLRSAAFIADADVFAVKQADGTYHVVVETRDEWSTRLEPQLESGAAVGLRGAELREDNLLGTGQHVSAFFREAHHERVYGASYGTPQLFKSHLRLDMGVARTPVGFSAEERLAYPFRGEAGRFAVREQVTHEEDYFEFYRARDGRLEQYLFPQRRRSFDLSGVVRIGQRGNLTLFGLGFTGDWVAYPRGGALVSTDPSRPPLPAADSGLAGLDSVSNVRVVFLAGQRNVHFDRRRALDAVRGTEDVRLGAEVELGIGRSLTAISTDDDVAMDLGIFASGDLPGGVLMGGRMTVQGNRDFAVAGDTSEWRNVFGQADVWAYWRPSPESRHTLVAAVSGIGGWHVDVPFQVTLGSRAGLRGYTRQVATGGRRAVATLEERTYLGWPFPRLFDLGTAVFVDAGRSWAGGDRFATNSKLEASGGFGLRMAFPPGSRRTYRLDVAAPVTGGFKARNLQITIGIGQAVGRGAVGDDSQITRSARPALSASVFSYPN
- a CDS encoding sigma-54 dependent transcriptional regulator yields the protein MKVLLLDADRSVGRTLEPELDDAELHAAQGLTDGLRLLGSGVWDLILLDSDFSGAGMELLGRLREDSAAVPVVLLTSHPSMDLAMEAIRHGAHDVLAKPLPRGRVREIVTGIEEVRRMRPLPAEVPDEGVIVGSSPGMMGVFKAIAKAASSDATVLVLGESGTGKEMVARVLHSRSKRARGAFVAINCAAIPENLLESELFGHEKGAFTGAIGRRVGRFERASGGTLFLDEIGDMSLALQSKILRALQEREIERVGGASPVPIDVRIVAATNRDLSEAVREGRFREDLFYRLAVVTLNLPPLRDRGADLDLLASHLVARYAREHGRPIRAMAEEVFTVLRAHHWPGNVRQLRNAMERAVVMAEGSVLLPQHLPADVASPQNAARPAATDEVPLCTLEEMERRMIRRALSETGNNLTVAAERLGIHRNTLRRKIAEYGLGEV
- a CDS encoding S8 family peptidase produces the protein MRHARHLLVIAAAIAAAACSDEQTSPVAPRQGGAAAPLLAAAPGREVAGSYIVSLKPGADARSVAAVARVKPARVYSAAMNGFAVQLTAGQLTALRHDPNVQYVEQDQVMHVATTQSGATWGIDRIDQRNRPLSGTYNYTSNGAGVKVYIIDTGIQASHPQFGGRASAVYDYAGGSGADCNGHGTHVAGTIGSSTYGVAKGVTLRAVRVLDCNGSGTVSGIMAGVDWVRVNAVHPAVANMSVGGGLSSSLNTAVTNMINSGVFTAVAAGNENQNACNTSPGSASGTLTVAASTSTDARATYSNYGGCVDVYAPGSSITSTWINGGTNTISGTSMASPHAAAVGALYKSTFGDAASSTIVSWIINNSTANVITGNPAGTPNRLLYKSTL